The stretch of DNA AAGATCAAAAGAAATGCTTTGGCTGGAGGTTAGAAATGACGGTCGCCATGGGGCCTAACCTCATGATAAAGAAAAGCTAAGCTACTCGTGCTAAATCTAAATGAGCTACACTACGGAAAGACGcgcgggcccacttgtcattgcgGCGGCACAACCACCGAACCGCGCGTGCGAGCTGCGACCTGTGTCACACGTCGCCTTTTCCGTGGGCAACCAACTACTTTTCTCGCACGAATTGAAGgctgtgtgtgtgggggggctCGTGGTCGTGGCGAACTGGAAAAAATGGGGGTGGGGGTGCAGCCGTGGATGCGGCGCACGAGACTGGGCCCACGCAGCCGGTCCGGCTCGCGGTTGGACCGCCCCGGCGGCCCGGGGAATCCAAGGAAGTGACCGAGCCCAAACCCCAGAGTACACAGCGAGCGTCTCGGGGCGCTCCCGGGCCCGAGAACCCGCTCTAGTCGGACGCGCGCAGGTGGCGGGCCCGGTTCCGTTCCACGCGCCCGCCGGGCATTGGGCTGTGGCTCCTCCCCTGCGGGTGCGGGGGCAGTTTGGTCATTCGACGGGTAATGCCGTGAggacgccggcgtcggcggagACGAGGACTTCGCCTGCGTTTTCCCCTGGCCTTTTTCCCTATTCCTAGCGAAGTGCCACGAGAGAAAGTATCTTTTGCTCTTGTAATTTTTGAGAAGCGAGGCAAATCCTCGAACCCCCGACTAGCTCGGCGTCGGCCAACCCAAAGGACGATCCATCGCGATTTCTAGGAACCCTTGCAGTTGCATAGTGGAGAAAGCAAACAACACAAATGGAGCCAAGCACACAAATGGAGCAAAGGACAGGGCGCGATCGAGAACGAAGAGCAAAACACGGAGATCACACAAGAGAGCTAAGTCTGGGGGGCTGGGGGTTTACCTCTCTCACCGACGCTTTCGCTTCCGCCGGCCGCGTCACCGTTCGACGCCACTCCTCGTCCGCCGCCACCCCttcccgtcctcctcctcctcctcctcccggcgaCGATCGCCGCGGCGCAGAGCCCAAACAGAGCTAGGGCGGCTGCAATCAGGATGCCAATCATCAATCAAGCGCCCTGCGCCCGTCTCCCTAGAGCTCGCTGCATGTCCGCATGATGGAGAGAGAGATCGAGATGGAGCGAAGTGGGGAGGGGAGGATTGCGGAATCATGAGCGCCCGCACTCACCAcgagcaccacctcctcctcctcgaccctCCGGCCTCCAGTATCTGCCCCGGACAGGCTCTCGCCTCTGGTGTGGCGTCCTCGCCTCGTCTCGTCTCCCAGCGAGCGAGTCGGAGTCGTTGGGGGGAATTTATTCCGGTGGTGGGCTGGCACAGCGTTCGGCCGCTGCCCGGAACCGAAGGTTTTGAATTCAGGGCGCCCCGGGCCGTCGGATCGGGGCGGGGGTCCCTGGTCACGGGCGGTGGGGATCGGAGACTTGGCGGCTGCGGGATCCGACCGTTTGAGGCAGCTGCGGCCGTCGGACCAGAGGATTTTGAAATGGGACCGTGCGGGTGGGGTGGGTGCGCTGCGACGCGCTGGCTCGGGCTCCGCTACTTTTTACGGCCTCCACGCTGACATTCGCTGCAGCCGGGCGAGAGATGGGCAGGGTACGATTTTTcttctttgaaaaaaaaataaattcaggTTGCTGTGCATGAAGTGTAGTGTACTTGCTTGAGcttcaatttcttttgaatcCGGTCGCTGCATCATTTGATCCGAAGGAGATGGGGGCATGACTTCCTGGAAGAGGGGGAGAGGTTCGTGTGGTCCATACGGAAACGGAGGGGATTCGCGTCATCTCCTTTGTTTTTTGGCGAGACTGGATCTCACGTACAGTAATTATGACGTGGCGCCGTGCCCGTGGTGGCAAGCAAAACCATGGCAGATTCGATTTCAAGATCGAAACTTGCGGGTTTCTCAAGGGCGCATTTCAAATAGCTACAAGATGTAGCGGGAAAAAGTTTAATGACTTGTCTCAAGTATAGTCAAAGTCTCGATAATCTCTAAATTATTATTCAGTACATtttacccccccccctcccAAATTATAccctttggttcaaattactcccctaatataatttatttttttcatttctccataCATATGTGGAGtgttaagttgaaattttacaaatgATAGTACACGTCAagaaaaaatacatcataatttttttattattttgctAGGTTATGATatttaataaataaattaatcattagatttcaaaattaaaataacaatgaaaaaatAATAACAATTCTTtgatatgcattgtgatgtccaccacaactctgcaaaatttgaaatgaaAATTCAACTTATgtgtggagaaataaaaaaacaaattatattATGAGTAAAATGAACAAAATAGCATAATTTAGAGGTAAATTGGACGTATTTATAGTTTAGACAGTCATTCAGACTTCACCTAAATTGAACTTTTCCCAGATCTAGCGTTGTGGATCCACGGGAACGGGACTGGTCGCCGTCCGGCACAAGCTCCACTGCCCGTGGGCTTATCCGAACACATGAAACATTCGAACCGTTCCGGATCACTTCTGAATTGTTGCAGCAAGCTTCGCTCCAGCATTTCCACCGTGGCCCGTCGCCCTTGATACTGCGCATCACGGAGCAACAGGGCACGGATGTGGACGGGGGAACGTGACCCCCCGCCGTCCCTTTTGCTTGCAACCGAACCAACCTACCTTTATCCAACATGCCAGCGGCCTCACGAGTCTCGGCGAACCGAGCGAGTACCACAGGGTACAAAATACAGGCTGCGTCAACCACAACCACATCCAGCTGTCAGCATTTAAACATCTAATTAGATATTGTGTGCATACAAGGACCACAATCACATGGTTCGTGCAATGCTAAGGGCAATGTGATTTCAAGACTCCTTTAAAAATGACTTCATGCCGCTGAAGTCGAAAGGATACAAGATTGCTCAGGTCAGGGCGAGGCGGCGATCTCGCTTCAGCACCAAATGAATGGTTAGCGAGCTGTTCCTGTTCATGCTGAATGGCACTGAAGAGGCTCGGAGAAATCCTGTGCCAATAGTCTCTTGCCTTTGCCACTGGTAGGTAGTATTCCCAATGTTTTATTGAAGAAAACCGCACGTTTTATAGTTTCAGCTGTAAAGAAATAGCTGCCGCGAATTTGACCTGGCCTTCCACTCTTCAAGAGAATGATCACACCTTGTTATCCATCTGCATGATGGAAAGAGAACCGTAGAATCATGTGAGAAAGTGCTATTTTATACTGACAAAAGATATGAGTGCCAATAATGAGCTCCCGAACTCCAAAACCAGGCAATAGCTGAATACGACTATAGCAACACATGATACAGATGGAGGTTCCTATTATTACTCTTGAAGATGTCTTTACATGATACAGATGGAGGTTCCTATTATTACTCTTGAAGATGTCTTTACTAACGCAAAGAAGTTCTATCACAAAGTAACAGCACTGTTAGCATCTAAAATATTGTTAATCCGTATTTCTTTCCTTACGCCAACTGCCAGGACTATCAAATAGATCAGTATCTGATTATGAAAAGAATGTATGCCTTAATTCCACTACACCAACGCTTGACAAGTGAATCCATGTTCAGAGTGTAAATTCTTAGTTCATCTCAGTTCAACCAGCAGCTGGCATTACCATTTCTTCTATTTATCCCTGCAGAGTTGTAGGACAAAATGCCAAAAGAATTATTCAGAAGTATGCCAGTACAAACAGCAATAATTGCTACCCACCAAGTAGTACCAGGAGACATGCACCAACTACATGCTTAATACATATGAAATAGGACATCAAAAGGTGCCATGGAGATTTCAAGATTTGGTCAGGTACTTAAAAGGAAGATATGAGACCAAGTAATGCagtgaaaaaaaaagttactCCAAGTTTTTGGATCTATCCTCGTACTACTGCCACATACCCTTTCTTATCCACCTCCAAGTGTTTTATGAGAATTTATTTGAGTGATAATTTCTGTGACCTGATATAATAACACGACTATGAATTTATTATCCATTGTGAACCCTATTCAGATTATTTTCTTAGCTTCAAGCCTTCAACTAGAAAATAAATTTGCGCTGATATGACCCATGAAGCATTCTAATTCACATTCTAAGGAAAGAGGATTGATTCTACCACTGCTTGCAGGAGCTCGCACACAAATACGTATCGAAGGTTGGATATCAAAGGTTGGGCCCATCTTTCGTTTTAATATATGGTTCGGCTAAACCTTCAGCGCTACAcagaaaaaatagaaatgaCTAAACATgtgtgtcggtaccccaggactggggtaccccttcttgctgtatcTAGGTAAGGgctttgtagttatccttgactacgaccaaacagccggacccctgtggtccggagtcctgatctCTCAGCAACGGTTCCGGGCCTGCCTCACAACTGGGAAAGATCCGGaaacgacgcgtgtcccggaagaggcgggcagcccgaacagccggggctccggacctcccgagggggccggacccccgcggaagtcccggacccctcatggggtcccggacccccagtatggtaaccggacccctcgctaagggaagaagtcgacgccctgcctcggggtggtccggagccgacacgtgtctacaagcacggACACGTgtacaaggccgcttggtctccatactaagcctcacccaccactgcattcattgggGTAGGTGGACGCCCGCATTGATGCAGTAAAAGCCGAGGCGATTATTTGACCaaggggcactattgatcgcgtattaccaaggtgcatagtggaaccgctggcgccgcccacgccgcgcctgtcagtctgccataacagatggatacgacggctcgactccacccattatgacgcctacataatagcctcagcaggtcacgccgcaagctacgttcccccaacggacaccttgctgacgggacaagagaagacctcctttCGTCAGAGAgccagcagggcatggaagcatatcggaggaaagattcgtaaccactatagtcatttaagtactctgcgcagtatgctgcacagcacgttgggcccacttgtcggggccccaacgtccaatgtatccgcacccccttggtctataaaaggggggcgccactagaagaaaacctcaggctgggtgaaagccaagacccggcagaggataggttcattcgtaaccaagaacaatacttctcccagtggatgtagggtattacgctccggcggcccgaaccactctagatcagTTGTTCTTGTGTGCTCGCCTCAGTGCAAGATTAGCCCAACTGCCTAGTACTCCCCCGAgaactccctcactgggaagaggcgggtgcgttccgccacccggctgtgggtaccctagaaatcccgcgaCAATGTGGAAGGTAAGGAAATTGATATTTCATACAATGATTTTAGTACTATTTATGTGATGTAGAAGCCCATGAGAAAAGGTATTTGTTCTTTTTAATGTTCAAATTGAAGTTCAGGATAGTCTAGTCAGCACCAAACAGCTCGTAATAGTATTTGTGGTATCAACTTGAAGCGATGACTTCCAACACTGGCTCAACAGAAGTGACAGATATTTCTATCTTCTGTTGAGTTTGTGTATACTTGCAAAGTGAGCACTGATTCCAACCAGCAATATTACAAAAGAGGACACAAAGTGTCTACTCTAAAAACTCTAGGTCCATAGATGAGAGATTGTGAATGATCTGCAGTGTTCAGTGTTTGTTTTTTAGGAAAAGCGACAGAGTGTCATTTCAAGTTAAACCCGGGTGAATGTACATGGATCTTCAGTGTTTGCAACTCTGATCTGTGACAACACTTCGGACCCAAAAGCTTTTAGTTCTTATAAATGCAAGCCAGGTGCGCAACCTTAATTGGGCTGGAGTGCATTTAGATTATGATAGCATCACTAATTTGGACAGGACACTAAATTCCTGGCACAGCCTTTCTGCATCAATGGCAAATCCAATAAGACATACCAAAGCAAAAGCAGAGAGACAAACCAAGCGCATCTGCATTTTGGCACTTGTCCCATGAACAAAATTGCTGGACTGTTTCTCTTCAACCAGTACCAAACCCAATGAAACTGCCAATCTCCTTTCAACTAAAAAATCTCTAAGCTTGCATCTGCTTTGTCCATTTTAGCAGGAAACTCACTACAAAAACCTGCTTGTGCCAATCAGTCTACTTCACAACCCAGTCTTTCCCAATTCATTTTCGCGTATTGCCTGACTGTCAACGTTTCTGTAAATATATTATGAATCCAGTGAACAGAATAGAAGCTCTAAAATAAACACAGCAGCATTCATctcagcaaaaagaaaaacaatgctGACGCAGTGCTTCTCTctataaataaaaaagatggATAAATTGTCTTGTCCAGGAAACACAATATCTTCTTAAGTGAAACTGAAAGAATATAATGCATAAAATAAGAGGAGATATCTTGTTTGAGGATGGTGGATACCTTAGGTATCTCTGACCTAGGAACTTCGAAATTTGTTTGCAACTGTTCTTATCCAGAACCTATCTTTATCAGTATATGCATAATTTGCATTGGAGGCTAACAGGATGACACCTTCAGTTTTTGCTTCACCATTAGCTAGATCAGGACTCCTAAGGACTGGTTGAACATACACAGAAAGAACCCCATCTGGTAGAATCTTCGCAAGCTGAGAATCTGGTCAAGGCAGAATGGTAGGAACCAGATGTCAAACAAGGGGGAAAGAAAGTTCTGAAACTTCTATGACCAGCTAACCACCAAATAGACATTAGTAACTTGATTGTTATTCATAACATGAATATCTGATTTTGTACTTATAAATTTGGTACAGCAAGAGATATTCACAAAATTATTTAATAAAGATATGCCTCCCCATGCTGCCCCCAAGCAACACAACAACACAAAATCTGTCAAACCAAATGTAGTTATGtaggtactccctccatacccaacataattgacgttttggacaaggtttgagtcaaaccttgggaatataaatcatgaataactctcaagttgttgagtttgaaaatgtaaaaattgtatgaatagatttgtattgaaaaatacttttatgaaagtatacatatatcactttttgataaatatttttagagaaataagaagtcaaagttgtgttttggagaccgtgtcgctgtcctaaacgtcaattattttgagtatggagggagtacaaatTTTAAGTGGTTGTAGTTACAGTACAAACTTCATATGATTGGTACTAAGTCCTAACTATCATGTACTAAGTTAAGTGAGACGTAAATGGTTGTGATTGCATAGATCCCTTTTGCAATCAAACAAACAGGGGAAAGTGAAAGTAACAAACTGCAAGTTGAAAGCTAAAACAAAACTTCATGTTAACATAATATTGAAATATTCAGCTAGACAAGGGTGGTACACTTACCCGAGGAATTAGGAAAGTACAAGGTATCCCTCAAATCAACAAGTCCGACTTGCTGCATTTGACTTTTGAACCACTCAATCATGGCATATTTTGAAGTATTTGCAGGTGGATCCCAGTATCCTCGTACACAGAACACATCCCCAATTGCTATGAGCTGGGGGAAAGTAGGTGAAATGAGCTATCTGACGGTTCAAAAATAGTGATTCTTTCACAAGAACTGGACAAAGCAATAGACAAATCAACAATAAAAACCTGCCCACAATTGCACATTGAGAAGCAGTTGTCACTGCAACTACTACCTAACTATAAGTACTAATGATTATATAGACACATTCTTATAGTAAATATCTGATATTGAAGCTAACATGGTGAAAATTTAGAAGTGATAAGTGATTATGGATTTTTCCTCGGTGCGGCCTTACCCACAGCTCACTACCTAGCTCTGCCCCTGTATACACATAGGAAAGGTGCAAGTGTTTGGCATATTATAGCTAATTCTATCAAGTTAAATTTCAATTTGTACGAAAATCTGAAAAATCGTACCACAGATGTGGTGTTTGTGTTCCGCAGCAGGACGTaagacgcccaggccacatccTCCTTCTGCGCCGCTGACAGATTCTCAGACATTACGAACACCTGCCTGCTCCCCTCGGGCAACGGCACACGGCTGGCAGCATCAGCGCCCTGCAAcatcaaccaaaaaaaaaaccaagcGAACAATTCTCAGTCCCCCACCATCCCAGAGAAATGTACCATCTGATCAACGCCAATACGAAGTCCCGTTCCCACCTCTAGGAACCTCCCGAGGAACGGCAGCGTCGCCGAGAACGCGGCCAGGCACAGCCCCAGAGCCTCGGACCTCTGCGAGTTCGCACGCACAACCAGTTAGGCGCGTTCGGTCATGGATGGATGAGGAGGGGCTGGGCGGGGCGCGGGGCCAGGGGATTGTCGAGGAGCGAGGGCCGACGAGCTGCGCGGGCGTGGGGGACGGGGAGAGCAGGTGGTTGAGGACGACGAACGCGCCGAAGCCGAGGCCTATCCACCGCGGGAGGTACGACTCGTCCAGGCCCGGGATCCCTGCGCCAGACGGGAGCACGGTTTAGAGCGGGCAGCTGTacgccggctgcggcggcgggcagagtgggaggaggaggaggagagggttggTACCGAGGGTGAAGCGGAGGACGGAGAGGTTGACCTGCTGCTGCGGAGGGTCCGAATTGGAGAcgcggacgcgggcgcgggagggcgggggaacgcggcggcggggcccgggCCCGCCCGCCGAAGCCGAGCGTGGAAGGAGCCCGGCATTGGCGGCGTGGAGAGGGCGTGGGGCGAGGAGCGGCATGGCGCCGTGGGCGTGCGCGAAATCGAAATGGATTGGTGATTTGGTGGTGGCCGCGACAGGTCTCGCGGGATTGGACTGAGTCTGGACACTTGGACTGCCAAGGGCGTTGGATGATTTTCGATTTTCGTTCCCTTGGGCCTTTGGGGCCGGCATCTCAATGGGCCAAAGTTCGGCACATATACGGCCCATATTTTATTCCTTTTCTGTACAAGTGTTCGGCCCATCTTATCCAAGCTTCTTTTGGCCCATATACGGCCCTTCCATTCCATTTCCTGCAGCCGTGACACGCGACGCTACCGTTCCACTCCCACACGCTTCGAAGCCTTCAAGTCCACGTATGCCGCAAGCAGAGTGGAAAtagctttttcaaaaaaaaaaagcagaggGGAAATTCTACGAGGTTCCTTGCACAGGAGTGCTTCTTGCATATCCTCCTCGGTCAAAAGCGCCGTCGCGTCTGCGAGCATTGCGGGAGACATGATCTGATCTCCTAGACAAGGGCGCACGCCTTCCAACCACCGGGGTCAGTCACCAATAGACAACGCAAAAGCTCATGGCCAACTGGTCCTTCCCGATAGCCGCCGAGCGACCACTGTTTTCCCGGTTAGTGATCACTGACGGCGAGAGCACCTCTGCACAGCTCAGACCTCAGAACAACAACGCCGCCGACTGGTTGCCCCTCGGGCCGGCGAGCGGCAGAGCATCTCGCCGCGGCCATCGGCCTGGAGACACGAAAAAGGGCGTTGCGCCGTTGCCCCCCCTCAGCACAGATGCCGTCAGGGACACCAAGGGGGCAATAGCCCGGGACAGATCAATGGTGCTATCATCATGCAGGTCGGCCACAGCCCACAGGAACAGCAATGGCGGAACGATCCATACAATCCTCGGGCGCACCGAAAGCGGATGGACGTGCGTGCCGGGCAAGAAGTAGGACCGCACCAGCCCTAGGATACGGGTCCGGGGTCCCTCCGGTTTCCTCCCGCACCGGCACGGCGCACTCAGCTCAAACGCGCCATTATTGATCGGGTATGATCGCGCCAAGAACTtcagagaaaaagaaataaaagaacaCGCAGAAAAAAAGGAACTCCCAGCAAATCGATGGGGATGCGCGACCGCGTCCGCGTGCCAATGGGATGCGTGAGCGGGATGCCCGGTTTTGCTTGTGCCGCCGGGCGATTGACTGCGAACGAACTCCCAACTGGTTCGCACCTGAATACGAGTACTATATTTTCAGAGGGCATTTCTTTATGCTTCCTGATCGAGGCAACGACGATGACGACAGGATGCAGGGGTCGCCACTTGCAAAGTCGCGAGCAGAGCAGCATGTGATCGCCGATTGACAGGGGCGGGCTCACGATTTGAGAGGTGgatattcaaaatttaaatagtataaatttttttgacagtACAAAACACATATTAGCAGCACATAATTGAGTACCGATAACACAAATTGTTCATAATTTGAAATTGTTCAACATATAGATATAATAGACGTACTACATGATCAACATATCAAAGTGGAAATATCTGAAATAAATAGATGCGAAAATTCTAAAACAACAAATGACATTGATAAAAATGCTTACAAATTACAAGATAACTTTATATTTCTTCATGGCTTGAAATACTTAATAATGTCATCATCCTTCACTTGCAATAAGAATTCCCTTTCACGTTCCTTCATGGCTTGAAAATACTTATAATACCCTCATCCTTTATTTGCAATAAGAATTCCCTTCAATGAATGCGATCAAACTTCAAagtgtcaaaaaaaaatcctcaatACACGCTTTACCTATAAATTACAAGTGCTCACCTACAATCTACACGCTTAGTTGCTTACATTGCTGCTTATTTTTTACAAATGCATAAGTAATCACAAATTGCAATGACATATTTTCacgaaatataaataaattcaTCAATCCATTGCTCAGTTGCTCACCTTGGTTCAGTGGCTGGCTGGGCGCAGCTGGTTTCTTGCTCTGTCGGCTGAGGTGATGGCTGTC from Panicum virgatum strain AP13 chromosome 9K, P.virgatum_v5, whole genome shotgun sequence encodes:
- the LOC120651907 gene encoding protein COFACTOR ASSEMBLY OF COMPLEX C SUBUNIT B CCB2, chloroplastic-like isoform X2 codes for the protein MPLLAPRPLHAANAGLLPRSASAGGPGPRRRVPPPSRARVRVSNSDPPQQQVNLSVLRFTLGIPGLDESYLPRWIGLGFGAFVVLNHLLSPSPTPAQLRSEALGLCLAAFSATLPFLGRFLEGADAASRVPLPEGSRQVFVMSENLSAAQKEDVAWASYVLLRNTNTTSVLIAIGDVFCVRGYWDPPANTSKYAMIEWFKSQMQQVGLVDLRDTLYFPNSSGINRRNGNASCWLN
- the LOC120651907 gene encoding protein COFACTOR ASSEMBLY OF COMPLEX C SUBUNIT B CCB2, chloroplastic-like isoform X1 — its product is MPLLAPRPLHAANAGLLPRSASAGGPGPRRRVPPPSRARVRVSNSDPPQQQVNLSVLRFTLGIPGLDESYLPRWIGLGFGAFVVLNHLLSPSPTPAQLRSEALGLCLAAFSATLPFLGRFLEGADAASRVPLPEGSRQVFVMSENLSAAQKEDVAWASYVLLRNTNTTSVLIAIGDVFCVRGYWDPPANTSKYAMIEWFKSQMQQVGLVDLRDTLYFPNSSDSQLAKILPDGVLSVYVQPVLRSPDLANGEAKTEGVILLASNANYAYTDKDRFWIRTVANKFRSS